The Mycolicibacterium hassiacum DSM 44199 genome includes a window with the following:
- a CDS encoding Rv2578c family radical SAM protein — MRWDGQGVGVDDGALPGLARIGLVRSVRTPQFEGITFHEVLCKSALNKVPNAAMLPFRYTVNGYRGCSHACRYCFARPTHEYLDLDCGADFDTQVVVKINVADVLRRELRRPSWTRETVALGTNTDPYQRAEGRYALMPGIIGALADSGTPFSILTKGTLLRRDLPLIAEASRRVEVSVAISLAVGDPALHRDVEPGTPSPQARLALITAVREAGLDCHVMVAPILPYLTDSADHLDALLGRIAAAGATGVTAFGLHLRGSTRGWFLDWLARSHPELVERYRQLYRRGAYLPPEYRTMLHERVTPLIAKHGLGPDRRTFRSSAPAPEPPGPVAPVAHAPAVLQPTLF; from the coding sequence ATGCGGTGGGACGGTCAGGGGGTCGGCGTCGACGACGGCGCCCTGCCCGGTCTGGCCCGCATCGGCCTGGTGCGGTCGGTGCGCACTCCGCAGTTCGAGGGCATCACCTTTCACGAGGTGCTGTGCAAGTCGGCGCTCAACAAGGTGCCCAACGCGGCGATGCTGCCGTTCCGCTACACGGTCAACGGCTACCGCGGCTGTTCGCATGCCTGCCGGTACTGCTTCGCCCGGCCCACCCACGAGTACCTCGACCTGGACTGCGGTGCGGACTTCGACACCCAGGTCGTGGTGAAGATCAATGTGGCCGACGTGCTGCGCCGCGAACTGCGCCGGCCGTCGTGGACCCGGGAGACGGTGGCGCTGGGCACCAACACCGACCCGTACCAGCGCGCCGAGGGCCGTTACGCGCTGATGCCGGGAATCATCGGCGCCCTTGCCGATTCGGGCACACCGTTCTCGATCCTGACCAAGGGCACGCTGCTGCGCCGCGACCTTCCGCTGATCGCCGAGGCGTCGCGCCGGGTCGAGGTCAGCGTGGCGATCAGCCTCGCGGTCGGCGATCCGGCACTGCACCGCGACGTCGAGCCGGGCACCCCGAGCCCGCAGGCGCGGCTGGCGCTGATCACCGCGGTGCGCGAGGCGGGGCTGGACTGTCACGTCATGGTCGCGCCGATCCTGCCGTACCTCACCGACTCGGCCGACCACCTCGACGCGCTGCTCGGCCGGATCGCCGCCGCCGGAGCCACCGGGGTCACGGCGTTCGGGCTGCACCTGCGCGGCTCGACCCGGGGCTGGTTCCTGGACTGGCTGGCCCGCTCGCATCCGGAGCTGGTCGAGCGTTATCGCCAGCTGTACCGGCGCGGCGCCTACCTACCGCCCGAGTACCGCACGATGCTGCACGAGCGGGTGACGCCGCTGATCGCCAAACACGGACTGGGCCCGGATCGCCGCACCTTCCGCAGCAGCGCTCCCGCCCCCGAACCCCCCGGACCCGTGGCACCGGTTGCGCACGCGCCCGCGGTGCTGCAGCCCACATTGTTCTAA
- the urtD gene encoding urea ABC transporter ATP-binding protein UrtD, whose product MTVSEDLEPVAGGNAGMNTEYLEVRGLTVDFDGFKAVDGVDLTLFQGDLRFLIGPNGAGKTTVIDAITGLVPATGSVNKSGVELLGKKVHQIARLGVGRTFQTATVFEQLSVLQNLDIAAGAGGSVWTLLRRRREVLPVIEETLETIGLTEFADKPAGVLAHGQKQWLEIGMLLVQNADVLLLDEPVAGMSAEEREETGKLLRRIGAQRTVVVVEHDMDFMRAFATSVTVLARGKVIAEGTVAEVQANPKVQEVYLGTAAAVEGIA is encoded by the coding sequence ATGACCGTCTCCGAGGATCTGGAACCGGTTGCCGGCGGCAATGCCGGCATGAACACCGAGTACCTCGAAGTGCGCGGTCTCACCGTGGATTTCGACGGCTTCAAGGCCGTCGACGGCGTCGACCTGACCCTGTTCCAGGGCGATCTGCGGTTCCTGATCGGCCCGAACGGGGCCGGCAAGACCACGGTCATCGACGCGATCACCGGTCTGGTGCCCGCCACCGGGTCGGTGAACAAGTCCGGTGTGGAGCTGCTCGGCAAGAAGGTGCATCAGATCGCCCGCCTGGGTGTCGGGCGTACCTTCCAGACCGCCACCGTGTTCGAGCAGCTGTCGGTGCTGCAGAACCTCGACATCGCGGCCGGGGCCGGCGGTTCGGTGTGGACGCTGCTGCGCCGCCGCCGCGAGGTGCTGCCGGTGATCGAGGAGACGCTGGAGACCATCGGGCTGACCGAGTTCGCCGACAAACCCGCCGGGGTGCTGGCGCACGGGCAGAAGCAGTGGCTGGAGATCGGGATGCTGCTGGTGCAGAACGCCGATGTGCTGCTGCTGGACGAGCCGGTCGCCGGGATGAGCGCCGAGGAGCGCGAGGAGACCGGAAAACTGTTGCGCCGCATCGGCGCTCAGCGCACCGTGGTGGTCGTCGAACACGATATGGACTTCATGCGGGCGTTCGCGACCTCGGTGACGGTGCTGGCCCGCGGCAAGGTGATCGCCGAGGGGACGGTCGCCGAGGTGCAGGCGAACCCGAAAGTGCAGGAGGTCTATCTGGGCACCGCCGCCGCTGTGGAAGGGATCGCGTAG
- the helR gene encoding RNA polymerase recycling motor ATPase HelR, giving the protein MRPIDNTKTHDQDHEKELHAEREYIAGLYQRLDDERARAAERYRAALGAPVDLQDGSSLVDRDAEVRTAARRISRLDIADEGLCFGRLDTRSGERLYIGRIGLFDEDNDYEPLLLDWRAPAARPFYTATAANPEDLTRRRQFRTRGRQVLGFIDETFGEKGDVAGDPADAALLAAITAPRGERMRDIVATIQAEQDEIIRLDHPGVLVIEGGPGTGKTAVALHRVAYLLYTQRERIERHGVLVIGPNSQFLDHIAAVLPSLGETTVVFMTIGDLFCGLHVTAEDPPHVARLKGSRKMLDVLAAAVADRERVPEEPIYIELADVTVRIDAETAQRAIEEARASGLPHNPARKVFEEIVTYVLTERAIGRIGKGWLTRDDREAWESLRADLTDELRDNERFRSALDELWPILTPQSLLASLYSSPERLRAAGADPALYRADGEAWTVSDVPLLDELVDLLGSDGSDGEAEHRRRAEQEYAAGVLDLMVAREDLMDDEDRLLATDVVGAEELAERFAERDTRDLAERAAADRDWTYRHVVVDEAQELSEMDWRVLMRRCPGRSFTIVGDLAQRRSAAGATSWEEVLEPYVPGRWLYRKLTVNYRTPAEVMAVGANLLAEFAPDVQPPRSVRASGVAPWSRRVTDDELPSAIEEFVRTEAEREGTSVVIGPAGVPGTVPPSAIKGLEFDAVLVVDPDLIIAEGPRGATDLYVALTRATQRLGVLHRNPLPPALSGLTDITGRNPEQAPGQAQSQAS; this is encoded by the coding sequence ATGAGACCGATCGACAACACCAAGACCCACGACCAGGACCACGAGAAGGAGCTGCACGCCGAACGCGAGTACATCGCCGGGCTGTACCAGCGGCTCGACGACGAACGGGCCCGGGCCGCCGAGCGCTACCGGGCCGCGCTGGGCGCACCGGTCGACCTGCAGGACGGCTCGTCACTGGTCGACCGCGACGCCGAGGTGCGCACGGCGGCGCGCCGGATCAGCCGGCTCGACATCGCCGACGAGGGCCTGTGCTTCGGCCGACTCGACACCCGCAGCGGTGAGCGGCTCTACATCGGCCGGATCGGGCTGTTCGACGAGGACAACGACTACGAACCGCTGCTGCTCGACTGGCGGGCACCGGCCGCGCGCCCGTTCTACACCGCGACCGCGGCCAACCCCGAGGACCTGACCCGGCGCCGTCAGTTCCGCACCCGGGGCCGGCAGGTGCTCGGCTTCATCGACGAGACGTTCGGCGAGAAGGGCGACGTCGCGGGCGATCCCGCCGACGCCGCGCTGCTGGCGGCGATCACCGCACCGCGCGGTGAACGCATGCGCGACATCGTCGCCACCATCCAGGCCGAACAGGACGAGATCATCCGGCTCGACCATCCCGGGGTGCTGGTGATCGAGGGCGGCCCCGGCACCGGCAAGACCGCGGTGGCGCTGCACCGGGTCGCGTATCTGCTCTACACCCAGCGCGAACGCATCGAACGGCACGGGGTTCTGGTGATCGGGCCGAACTCGCAGTTCCTCGACCACATCGCCGCGGTGCTGCCGTCGCTGGGTGAGACCACGGTGGTGTTCATGACCATCGGCGACCTGTTCTGCGGTCTGCACGTGACCGCCGAGGATCCCCCGCACGTGGCCCGGCTGAAGGGCTCGCGCAAGATGCTCGACGTGCTGGCGGCGGCGGTCGCCGACCGCGAGCGGGTGCCCGAGGAGCCGATCTACATCGAACTGGCCGATGTGACCGTGCGCATCGACGCCGAGACCGCCCAGCGGGCGATCGAGGAGGCCCGCGCCAGCGGACTGCCGCACAACCCGGCCCGCAAGGTGTTCGAGGAGATCGTGACCTATGTGCTGACCGAGCGGGCGATCGGCCGGATCGGCAAGGGCTGGCTGACCCGCGACGACCGCGAGGCCTGGGAGAGCCTGCGCGCGGACCTGACCGACGAGCTGCGCGACAACGAACGGTTCCGCTCCGCGCTCGACGAGCTGTGGCCGATCCTCACCCCGCAGTCGCTGCTGGCCTCGCTGTATTCGTCGCCGGAGCGGCTGCGGGCGGCCGGCGCCGACCCGGCGCTGTACCGCGCCGACGGCGAGGCCTGGACGGTCTCCGATGTGCCGCTGCTCGACGAGCTGGTCGACCTGCTGGGCAGCGACGGGTCCGACGGCGAGGCCGAACACCGGCGCCGGGCCGAACAGGAGTACGCCGCCGGGGTGCTCGACCTCATGGTGGCCCGCGAGGATCTGATGGACGACGAGGACCGGCTGCTGGCCACCGACGTGGTCGGCGCCGAGGAGCTGGCCGAGCGGTTCGCCGAGCGCGACACCCGCGACCTGGCCGAGCGCGCGGCGGCCGACCGCGACTGGACCTACCGCCATGTCGTCGTCGACGAGGCTCAGGAGCTCTCCGAGATGGACTGGCGGGTGCTGATGCGACGCTGTCCCGGCCGGTCGTTCACGATCGTCGGGGACCTGGCCCAGCGCCGGTCCGCGGCCGGTGCCACCTCCTGGGAGGAGGTGCTCGAGCCCTACGTCCCGGGCCGCTGGCTGTACCGGAAGCTGACCGTCAACTACCGCACCCCCGCGGAGGTGATGGCGGTCGGGGCCAACCTGCTCGCCGAGTTCGCCCCGGACGTGCAGCCACCCCGGTCGGTGCGGGCCAGCGGGGTCGCGCCGTGGTCGCGGCGCGTCACCGACGACGAACTACCTTCCGCCATCGAGGAATTCGTCCGCACCGAGGCCGAACGCGAGGGCACCAGCGTGGTTATCGGCCCGGCCGGCGTGCCGGGCACGGTGCCGCCGTCGGCGATCAAGGGCCTGGAGTTCGACGCCGTGCTGGTGGTCGATCCGGACCTGATCATCGCCGAGGGCCCGCGCGGCGCCACCGACCTGTACGTGGCGCTCACCCGCGCCACCCAGCGACTCGGCGTGCTGCACCGCAACCCGTTGCCGCCCGCGCTGTCCGGACTGACCGACATCACCGGCCGGAACCCCGAACAGGCTCCCGGACAGGCACAGTCCCAGGCCAGTTGA
- the hisS gene encoding histidine--tRNA ligase yields MTDFQAPKGVPDYLPPDSAQFVAVRDGLLEQARRAGYGHIELPIFEDTGLFARGVGESTDVVSKEMYTFADRGNRSVTLRPEGTAGVMRAVIEHGLDRGPLPVKLCYAGPFFRYERPQAGRYRQLQQVGVEAIGVDDPALDAEVIAVADAGFRSLGLEGFRLEITSLGDETCRPLYRELLQDFLFKLDLDEETRRRAELNPLRVLDDKRPHIREMTADAPVMLDHLSDVAKQHFDAVLAHLDALGVPYEINPRLVRGLDYYTKTTFEFVHDGLGAQSGIGGGGRYDGLMRQLGGKDLSGIGFGLGVDRTLLALKAEGKTVGDTRRVDVFCVPLGEQAKAQLVVVAARLRAAGVRVDMAYGDRGVKGAMRAADRSGAAIALVVGDGEIEAGTVKVKDLATGEQVDVAADDIQTAVLTRLG; encoded by the coding sequence GTGACTGACTTTCAGGCGCCCAAGGGCGTGCCGGATTATCTGCCCCCGGACTCGGCGCAGTTCGTCGCGGTGCGCGACGGCCTGCTCGAACAGGCCCGCCGCGCCGGTTACGGCCACATCGAGCTGCCGATCTTCGAGGACACCGGGCTGTTCGCCCGCGGCGTCGGCGAATCGACCGACGTGGTGTCCAAGGAGATGTACACCTTCGCCGACCGCGGCAACCGATCGGTGACCCTGCGGCCGGAGGGCACCGCCGGGGTGATGCGGGCGGTCATCGAGCACGGGCTCGACCGCGGCCCGCTGCCGGTGAAGCTGTGCTACGCTGGGCCGTTCTTCCGTTACGAGCGTCCCCAGGCCGGACGCTACCGGCAGCTGCAGCAGGTCGGGGTGGAGGCCATCGGCGTCGACGACCCGGCGCTGGACGCCGAGGTGATCGCGGTCGCCGACGCCGGGTTCCGCTCGCTGGGGCTCGAGGGTTTCCGGCTGGAGATCACCTCGCTGGGCGACGAGACCTGCCGGCCGCTGTACCGGGAGTTGTTGCAGGACTTCCTGTTCAAACTCGATCTGGACGAGGAGACCCGCCGTCGCGCGGAACTGAACCCGCTGCGGGTGCTCGACGACAAGCGCCCACACATTCGGGAGATGACCGCCGACGCGCCGGTGATGCTCGACCACCTCTCCGACGTCGCCAAACAACACTTCGACGCGGTGCTGGCGCATCTGGACGCGTTGGGGGTGCCCTACGAGATCAACCCGCGGCTGGTGCGCGGCCTGGACTACTACACCAAGACCACCTTCGAGTTCGTGCACGACGGGCTCGGGGCCCAGTCGGGCATCGGCGGCGGCGGCCGCTACGACGGGTTGATGCGTCAACTCGGCGGAAAAGACCTCTCCGGCATCGGCTTCGGGCTCGGCGTCGACCGCACGCTGCTGGCGCTCAAGGCCGAGGGCAAGACGGTCGGCGACACCCGGCGCGTCGACGTGTTCTGCGTGCCGCTCGGCGAGCAGGCCAAGGCGCAGCTGGTGGTGGTGGCGGCGCGGCTGCGGGCCGCCGGGGTGCGGGTGGACATGGCCTACGGCGATCGCGGGGTCAAGGGAGCGATGCGCGCCGCGGACCGTTCCGGTGCGGCGATCGCGTTGGTGGTCGGCGACGGCGAGATCGAGGCCGGCACCGTCAAGGTGAAGGACCTGGCGACCGGCGAACAGGTCGACGTCGCCGCCGACGACATCCAGACCGCGGTCCTGACCCGCCTGGGCTGA
- the urtA gene encoding urea ABC transporter substrate-binding protein, producing MRLPLRFSPTRSAPSSAPTPARRRPVIAAGAVVAATSLMLAGCGTKASETDSATAESCVDTSGPTIKVGSLNSLSGTMAISEVTVRDAIALAVEEINADGGVLGKQIELIGEDGASEPTVFAEKAEKLISSDCVAAVFGGWTSSSRKAMLPVFESNNALLYYPVQYEGLESSPNIFYTGATTNQQIVPALDYLKEQGVKSLYLVGSDYVFPQTANRIIKAYAEANGIEIKGEDYTPLGSTDFSTIVNKVRNSGADAVFNTLNGDSNVAFFREYRNVGLTPEQMPVISVSIAEEEIGGIGVENIAGQLTAWNYYETVDTPENKKFVEAYKEKYGRNKPTSDPMEAAYTSVYLWKNTVEKAGSFDVDKVKEAADGVTFDAPEGLVTLDGENHHITKTARIGQIRPDGLIYTIWESPGPIEPDPYLKSYPWAAGLSN from the coding sequence ATGCGACTCCCACTCCGCTTCTCGCCAACCAGATCCGCCCCTAGCTCTGCACCGACGCCGGCCAGGCGGCGTCCGGTGATCGCCGCGGGCGCCGTCGTCGCCGCCACCAGCCTGATGCTCGCGGGCTGCGGCACGAAGGCCTCGGAGACCGATTCGGCGACCGCCGAGTCGTGCGTCGACACCTCCGGACCGACCATCAAGGTGGGGTCGCTGAACTCGTTGTCGGGCACCATGGCCATCTCCGAGGTGACGGTGCGCGACGCGATCGCGCTGGCCGTCGAGGAGATCAACGCCGACGGCGGGGTGCTGGGCAAACAGATCGAGCTCATCGGTGAGGACGGCGCGTCCGAGCCGACGGTGTTCGCCGAGAAAGCCGAGAAGCTGATCAGCAGCGACTGCGTGGCCGCGGTGTTCGGCGGCTGGACGTCGTCGAGCCGCAAGGCGATGCTGCCGGTGTTCGAGTCGAACAACGCGCTGTTGTACTACCCGGTGCAGTACGAGGGACTGGAGAGCTCGCCGAACATCTTCTACACCGGTGCCACCACCAACCAGCAGATCGTCCCGGCGCTCGACTATCTGAAGGAGCAGGGCGTCAAGTCGCTGTACCTGGTGGGCAGCGACTACGTGTTCCCGCAGACCGCCAACCGCATCATCAAGGCCTACGCCGAGGCCAACGGCATCGAGATCAAGGGTGAGGACTACACGCCGCTGGGCAGCACGGACTTCTCCACGATCGTCAACAAGGTCCGCAACTCCGGTGCCGACGCCGTGTTCAACACCCTCAACGGCGACTCCAACGTCGCGTTCTTCCGCGAGTACCGCAACGTCGGCCTGACCCCGGAGCAGATGCCGGTGATCTCGGTGTCGATCGCCGAGGAGGAGATCGGCGGCATCGGGGTGGAGAACATCGCCGGGCAGCTCACCGCGTGGAACTACTACGAGACCGTCGATACGCCGGAGAACAAGAAGTTCGTCGAGGCCTACAAGGAGAAGTACGGCCGGAACAAGCCGACCTCCGACCCGATGGAGGCCGCCTACACCTCGGTGTACCTGTGGAAGAACACCGTCGAGAAGGCCGGCTCGTTCGACGTCGACAAGGTCAAGGAGGCCGCCGACGGCGTCACCTTCGATGCACCCGAGGGACTGGTCACCCTCGACGGCGAGAACCATCACATCACCAAGACCGCGCGGATCGGCCAGATCCGTCCCGACGGCCTGATCTACACCATCTGGGAGTCGCCGGGGCCGATCGAACCGGATCCCTACCTGAAGTCGTATCCGTGGGCGGCGGGTCTGTCGAACTGA
- the urtE gene encoding urea ABC transporter ATP-binding subunit UrtE has product MLQLLDVRTGYGRTEVIHGVSIEVPSDGVAAVMGHNGAGKTTLLRAAVGLLKCTSGKVIFDGEDITRLRPSARVARGLGYVPQGQQCFPQLTTMENLQVVADGRRNGRQLIDEQLDLFPALRDLLSRRAGLLSGGQRQQLAIARALITEPKCLILDEPTEGIQPSVVAEIEAAITELTRRGDLGVLLVEQHIGFALEASQRYYVLESGRVTASGEGGSASEADVRAAMAI; this is encoded by the coding sequence ATGTTGCAGCTGCTGGACGTGCGCACCGGCTACGGGCGCACCGAGGTCATCCACGGGGTCAGCATCGAGGTGCCGTCCGACGGGGTGGCGGCCGTGATGGGCCACAACGGGGCGGGCAAGACCACACTGCTGCGGGCCGCGGTCGGCCTGCTGAAGTGCACCTCGGGCAAGGTGATCTTCGACGGTGAGGACATCACCCGGCTGCGGCCGAGCGCCCGGGTGGCGCGCGGGCTGGGCTATGTCCCGCAGGGCCAGCAGTGTTTTCCGCAGCTGACCACGATGGAGAACCTGCAGGTGGTCGCCGACGGCCGCCGCAACGGCAGACAGCTGATCGACGAACAGCTGGACCTGTTCCCGGCGCTGCGGGATCTGCTGTCCCGGCGCGCCGGCCTGCTGTCGGGCGGTCAGCGCCAGCAGCTGGCCATCGCGCGAGCGCTGATCACCGAGCCGAAGTGCCTGATCCTCGACGAGCCGACGGAGGGCATCCAGCCGTCGGTGGTCGCCGAGATCGAGGCCGCGATCACCGAGCTGACCCGCCGGGGCGACCTCGGCGTGCTGCTGGTCGAACAGCACATCGGGTTCGCGCTGGAGGCCTCGCAGCGCTACTACGTGCTGGAGTCGGGGCGCGTCACCGCCAGCGGTGAGGGCGGCTCGGCCTCCGAGGCCGACGTCCGCGCCGCCATGGCAATCTAG
- a CDS encoding MBL fold metallo-hydrolase — MLVTGFPAGLAACNCYVLAPRPGADAIVIDPGQRAMGPLRRILDENRLTPAAVLLTHGHIDHIWSAQKVADTYGCPAYIHPEDRFMLTDPVKDFAPRLARLALGVLFREPRQLIELDRDGDKLDFGGITVTVDHTPGHTRGSVVFRVDAPIGAGPGGLVFTGDTLFRRSVGRTDLPGGSGRDLLGSIVDKLLVLDDDTVVLPGHGPKTTIGDERRTNPFLEGLS; from the coding sequence GTGTTGGTGACCGGATTCCCGGCCGGCCTGGCGGCGTGCAACTGCTATGTGCTGGCCCCGCGGCCCGGCGCGGATGCGATCGTCATCGACCCGGGCCAGCGGGCCATGGGACCGCTGCGGCGCATCCTCGACGAGAACCGGCTGACCCCGGCCGCGGTGCTGTTGACCCACGGCCATATCGACCACATCTGGTCGGCGCAGAAGGTCGCCGACACCTACGGCTGCCCGGCCTACATCCACCCCGAGGACCGGTTCATGCTGACCGACCCGGTCAAGGACTTCGCGCCCCGGCTGGCGCGGCTGGCCCTCGGCGTGCTGTTCCGCGAACCACGGCAGCTGATCGAGCTGGACCGCGACGGGGACAAGCTCGACTTCGGCGGCATCACCGTCACCGTCGACCACACCCCGGGCCACACCCGCGGATCGGTGGTGTTCCGGGTCGACGCCCCGATCGGGGCGGGGCCGGGCGGGCTGGTGTTCACCGGCGATACCCTGTTTCGTCGGTCGGTGGGCCGCACCGACCTGCCCGGCGGGAGCGGACGCGATCTGCTGGGCTCGATCGTCGATAAGTTGTTGGTGCTCGACGACGACACCGTGGTGCTTCCGGGGCACGGCCCGAAGACCACGATCGGTGACGAGCGACGCACCAACCCGTTCCTCGAAGGCTTGAGCTAG
- the urtC gene encoding urea ABC transporter permease subunit UrtC — protein MKNLVSSGVLGRWQTWAGFGVAAVLLFAVAPAVLSDFRLSLLGKFLCFAIVAVGIGLAWGRGGMLVLGQGVFFGLGGYMMGMHLKIADAQLRGEAVPDFMQIAGVRELPGYWEPFASPAFTLTAILVAPTAIAVALGYGVFKRRVKGAYFAILSQALAAAMAILLVGQTSLGGSNGLNRFRTFFGFTLNDPVNRRMLYFIAAATLLLVVAVARQLMYSRYGELLVAVRDSEERVRFLGYDPANIKVAAYAVAALFASIAGALFTPIVGFIAPSQVGILPSIAFLIGVAIGGRTTLLGPVLGAIGVAWAQTVFSERFPSEWTYAQGLLFIVVVGFFPAGLAGLAGVRSLLNRRRRSDSPASVAEPEPQGTTEEKVGVPT, from the coding sequence ATGAAAAACCTTGTGTCGTCCGGCGTTCTCGGCCGCTGGCAGACCTGGGCCGGCTTCGGGGTGGCCGCGGTGCTGTTGTTCGCGGTCGCCCCGGCGGTGCTGTCGGATTTCCGGCTCAGCCTGCTCGGCAAGTTCCTGTGCTTCGCGATCGTCGCGGTGGGCATCGGCCTGGCGTGGGGCCGCGGCGGCATGCTGGTGCTGGGCCAGGGCGTGTTCTTCGGCCTCGGCGGCTACATGATGGGCATGCATCTGAAGATCGCCGACGCCCAGCTGCGCGGCGAAGCGGTGCCGGACTTCATGCAGATCGCCGGCGTGCGGGAACTGCCCGGCTACTGGGAGCCGTTCGCCTCCCCCGCGTTCACGCTCACCGCGATCCTGGTGGCGCCGACCGCGATCGCGGTGGCTCTGGGCTACGGGGTGTTCAAACGACGGGTCAAGGGCGCCTACTTCGCGATCCTGTCGCAGGCGCTGGCCGCGGCCATGGCGATCCTGCTGGTTGGGCAGACCAGCCTGGGCGGCAGCAACGGGCTCAACAGGTTCCGCACGTTCTTCGGGTTCACCCTCAACGACCCGGTCAACCGGCGGATGCTGTACTTCATCGCCGCGGCGACGCTGCTGCTCGTGGTGGCGGTGGCGCGTCAGCTGATGTACAGCCGCTACGGCGAGCTGCTGGTGGCGGTGCGCGACAGCGAGGAACGTGTGCGGTTCCTCGGCTACGACCCGGCCAACATCAAGGTGGCCGCCTACGCCGTCGCCGCCCTGTTCGCCAGCATCGCCGGGGCATTGTTCACCCCGATCGTCGGGTTCATCGCGCCGTCGCAGGTCGGCATTCTGCCGTCGATCGCGTTCCTGATCGGCGTGGCGATCGGCGGACGCACCACCCTGCTCGGCCCGGTGCTCGGCGCGATCGGGGTGGCGTGGGCGCAAACCGTGTTCTCCGAACGGTTTCCGTCGGAGTGGACCTATGCGCAGGGGCTGCTGTTCATCGTCGTGGTCGGGTTCTTCCCGGCGGGGCTGGCCGGGCTGGCGGGTGTGCGCAGCCTGCTGAACCGGCGCCGGCGCAGCGACTCGCCGGCGTCGGTGGCCGAACCGGAGCCGCAGGGCACGACCGAGGAGAAAGTGGGGGTGCCGACATGA
- the urtB gene encoding urea ABC transporter permease subunit UrtB, whose translation MDVLIGQLTTGLSLGSILLLAALGLALTFGQMGVINMAHGEFIMVGCYTAYVVQQVIASAGVSLLISLLVGFLVGGAMGALLEVTLIQRMYHRPLDTLLVTFGVGLILQQVARDIFGAPAVNIVAPPWLAGGVEILGAVVPKTRIFILVLAVACVAALATMLKVSPMGRRIRAVVQNRDLAETSGISSRRTDITTFFIGSGLAAVAGVALTLIGSTSPTIGQSYLIDAFLVVVVGGLGQIKGTVIAAFALGFLNSFIEYNTTASLAKVILFVIIVVFLQVRPQGLFTVRSRSLA comes from the coding sequence ATGGATGTCCTGATCGGGCAGCTGACAACGGGATTGAGCCTCGGCTCGATCCTGTTGTTGGCCGCGTTGGGTCTCGCGCTGACGTTCGGCCAGATGGGCGTCATCAACATGGCGCACGGCGAGTTCATCATGGTCGGCTGTTACACCGCCTACGTGGTGCAGCAGGTGATCGCGAGCGCCGGTGTTTCCCTGTTGATTTCGCTGCTGGTCGGTTTCCTGGTCGGCGGGGCGATGGGCGCGCTGCTGGAGGTCACGCTGATCCAGCGGATGTATCACCGTCCGCTGGACACCCTGCTGGTGACCTTCGGTGTCGGGCTGATCCTGCAGCAGGTGGCCCGCGACATCTTCGGCGCGCCCGCCGTCAACATCGTCGCCCCGCCGTGGCTGGCCGGCGGGGTGGAGATCTTGGGCGCGGTGGTGCCCAAGACCCGGATCTTCATCCTGGTGCTGGCCGTAGCATGCGTCGCCGCGCTGGCGACCATGCTCAAGGTCAGCCCGATGGGCCGACGCATCCGCGCGGTGGTGCAGAACCGGGATCTGGCCGAGACCAGCGGGATCTCGTCGCGCCGGACCGACATCACCACGTTCTTCATCGGCTCCGGGCTGGCCGCGGTCGCCGGGGTGGCGCTGACGCTGATCGGGTCGACCAGCCCGACCATCGGGCAGAGCTATCTGATCGACGCCTTCCTGGTGGTCGTGGTCGGCGGGCTGGGCCAGATCAAGGGCACCGTGATCGCGGCGTTCGCGCTGGGATTCCTCAACTCGTTCATCGAGTACAACACCACCGCGTCGCTGGCCAAGGTGATCCTTTTCGTGATCATCGTGGTCTTCCTGCAGGTCCGCCCGCAGGGCCTGTTCACCGTCAGATCGAGGAGCCTGGCATGA